Proteins encoded in a region of the Thunnus thynnus chromosome 8, fThuThy2.1, whole genome shotgun sequence genome:
- the mier2 gene encoding mesoderm induction early response protein 2, whose protein sequence is MKMAAQSHTASELPLEELLALYGYTVSDPEKETCHLTASLPDMTLDKDQITEDLFPGEEEEESSADDLTPSVTSNTSDLLRRLQGGDKDTLVSSSDEDSDDASIPSNEEHKEIMVGSMYQAKIPPLSPYTYQERAYNSEDQLLWRPGELSVQEVENFLLNAQRPHGQEGSAYTQMHGDTVRDNEQALYELVKCNFNAEEALRRLRFNVKVFSEELCAWSEEECRNFEHGYRVYGKNFHLIQANKVRTRSVGECVEYYYMWKKSDRHEYFTQQTTRLSRKKYSLQSGSTEDGDQDGEVGEMEGRNNSPGLLSHGSMGPGKLESPLPPQSSLDLDKQDGELVTGLSELCGDRCPQQLFGCPFSLPPMDDLRDPDSGSCCPSARARLQSQPSPQSSQCTCGGPPSCHDDHCLRGPCFFQLHMRGGPFVSEGPDCGAAGGVTDSPHRLQVEFSLPCSSPPSSAVLPSHLQAFGSLLHPSPIQHPRSLTQ, encoded by the exons ATGAAGATGGCAGCGCAATCCCACACT GCTAGTGAGCTTCCCttggaggagctgctggctcTGTATGGCTACACAGTGTCAGATCCAGAGAAGGAGACCTGTCACCTGACTGCCAGCCTGCCAGACATGACACTGGACAAG GATCAAATAACTGAGGACCTCTTTCctggggaggaggaagaggaatcaTCAGCCGATGATCTCACCCCCTCAGTCACCTCAAACACCTCAGATCTGCTCCGCCGCCTGCAAG GTGGAGACAAAGACACATTAGTCAGCTCATCAGATGAGGACTCCGATGATGCCTCTATTCCCTCCAATGAAGAACACAAG GAGATCATGGTTGGCTCTATGTACCAGGCAAAAATCCCTCCACTCAGTCCGTATACCTACCAAGAGAGAG CCTACAACAGTGAGGACCAGTTGTTGTGGAGGCCAGGGGAACTGTCGGTGCAGGAAGTGGAGAACTTTTTGCTGAATGCACAGAGACCACATGGCCAGGAGGGGTCAGCCTACACACAAATGCACGGAGACACTGTCCGAGACAACGAACAG gCACTGTATGAACTCGTGAAATGCAACTTTAATGCAGAAGAGGCACTGAGACGATTACGCTTCAATGTGAAAGTGTTCAGTG AAGAGCTGTGTGCCTGGAGTGAGGAGGAGTGTAGGAACTTTGAACATGGCTATAGAGTTTACGGGAAAAACTTCCACCTCATTCAGGCTAATAAG GTACGAACCCGCTCTGTGGGGGAGTGTGTGGAGTATTACTACATGTGGAAGAAGTCTGACCGTCACGAGTACTTTACCCAACAAACCACCAGGCTAAGCCGCAAAAAATACAGCCTGCAATCAGGGAGCAC GGAGGATGGAGACCAGGATGGGGAGGTTGGGGAGATGGAGGGAAGAAATAATTCCCCTGGCTTGTTGTCTCACGGCTCCATGGGCCCTGGAAAGCTGGAGTCCCCGTTACCTCCACAGTCGAGCCTGGACCTGGACAAACAAG ATGGTGAGCTGGTGACGGGGCTGTCAGAGCTGTGTGGTGACAGATGTCCTCAGCAGTTGTTTGGCTGTCCCTTCTCTCTGCCACCCATGGACGACCTGCGGGATCCTGACTCAGGCAGTTGTTGTCCCTCAGCTCGAGCCCGACTCCAGTCCCAGCCCTCCCCACAGAGCTCCCAGTGTACCTGCGGGGGCCCTCCGTCCTGCCATGACGACCACTGCCTCCGGGGCCCCTGCTTCTTCCAGCTACACATGCGTGGTGGACCTTTTGTTTCAGAGGGCCCTGACTGCGGTGCAGCAGGTGGTGTGACTGACTCCCCCCACAGGCTGCAGGTGGAATTTAGCCTGCCGtgttcctctcctccctcatcTGCTGTCCTCCCGTCACACCTCCAGGCATTTGGCAGCCTGCTGCACCCCTCTCCCATCCAGCATCCTCGCTCTCTCACACAATGA